The sequence below is a genomic window from Streptomyces sp. NBC_00289.
GGCGAGCAACTGGGCGCCCCGGACACGGTCTTCAAGGGCATCCCGAAGGGCTTCATCCACAACGGCGGCCGAATCGCCTTCGGCCCCGACAAGATGCTGTACGCGGGCACGGGCGAGAGCGGTGACCGTGGTCTGGCCCAGGACAAGAAGTCCCTCGGCGGCAAGATCCTCCGTCTGACCCCCGAGGGCGAGCCGGCCCCGGGCAACCCCTTCCCCGACTCCCCCGTGTACTCCTACGGCCACCGCAATGTGCAGGGTCTCGCCTGGGACGACAAACAGCGCCTGTTCGCCTCGGAGTTCGGCCAGGACACCTGGGACGAGCTGAACGCGATCAAGCCGGGCGACGACTACGGCTGGCCGGACGCCGAGGGCAGGTCCGGCGATGCCAAGTACCACAACCCGACAGCCCAGTGGCACACCGACGACGCCTCCCCCAGCGGCATCGCCTACGCCGAGGGCTCCGTCTGGATGGCCGGTCTGAAGGGCCAGCGCCTGTGGCGCGTCCCGCTGAAGGGCACGGCGACCTCGGCGGACCCGCAGTCCTTCCTCGAGGGCGAGTACGGCCGGCTGCGCACCGTGGTGTCGGCCGGCGGCGACCGGCTGTGGGTCACGACCAGCAACACGGACGGACGGGGGAGCCCGGAGGACGGGGACGACCGGATACTGGAGCTGCGGGTGACCTAGTGCCGCAACAGGCAACGTTCGCCCCGTCGCGACGCCCGGCACGCCCTCTCGCCGCACCGGCCGAAAGCCCATGGACATCCAGTACGAGGACTTCCGGCCGGCACACCGAGAGCACGCACCGGACGCCGCTCCTTGACGGGCAAACGTTGCCTGCCGCGGCACTAGGGCCTGTGCAGGCGATGACTCCGGCCGCGGCTCCCGGGCGCGGGATCGGCTGCCGGCTCGAAGCCCGCACCACTCCCCTTCCCCCTGGCCTCAGTCCTCGGCCTCGCTCCCGGCGCCTGCCGCGGGCTCATCGGCCGGGTCCTTCGAGGGCAGTCGTACGACGACCTTTCCCGAGGTGAGGTCTATCGGGCCGCGCCCCGGGTCGCCGTCTCCGACGTCCTCCCGGGTCAGTTCCAGCCGCTTCTGTTCGTCGTGGGTGTGCTTGCGACCGGGTGCGAACAGTTCCTCGAACATGTTGAACACGGCGCCTCCCCTGCCGGTCCCTGACAGCGTACGCCTCAGCCCGCCGACGGGGCCTTGAGGACGTCCGGCGGGAACAGTCCCAGCCGGTGGGCCACCGCCGCGGCCTCTCCTCTGCCCGAGACGCCGAGCTTGCCGAGGATGTTCGACACGTGGACGCTCGCCGTCTTCGGGGAGATGAACAGTTCCTCGGCGATCTGGCGGTTGGTGCGGCCGGCCGCGACCAGGCGCAGCACGTCGCGTTCCCGGCTCGTGAGCCCGAGGGCCGCGACCGGATCGGCGGGAACCGCCGACCGCCGCGGGGCGCCGGTGAGGGCGAGGCGGGCGCGCTGGGCGAGCAGCGTGACGGAGTCGACGAGCGGGCGGGCACCCAGGTGGCCGGCGACGGCATGCGAGAGACGCAGCAGCTCGGTGGCCCGGTCGCGTTCCTCGTCGCCGCCTGCCGCGAGCAGGGCCTCTGCCAGGCGATGGCGGACGCGGGCGAGGTCGTACGGGTTCTCGAGTTCCTCGAAGGCCGCGACCACCTCCGTCCAGGTGTGGGCGGTCGCCCGGCCCTCGGCGCGGTGGAGCTCGGCGCGGACCCACTTGTCGTGGGCGAGCCAGATCGGGGCGCCGGTGGTGGTCTTTCGGGCTGCTTCGGAGATCCGTTCGAGGACGGCTGCGCGTCCCTCGGTCAGGGCGGGCAGGGGCGGGGCGTCCGCCTCCGCGGTGGCCGCGGCCAGCAGCAGCGGCCAGGCGTAGCGCTGGGTGCCGGTGGGGAATCCGGCGTCGAGGGCGCGGGTGAGTTCCGCGCGGACGTCGAGGAGTCGGCCTTCACCGGCGGCGACGCCGATGGCGAGGCAGGCCAGCGGTATCGACTGCGCGGGGGCGGGGCCGTGGGCGGCGAACTGCGCCCGTACGTAGGTCACATGGCGGGCGGCCTCGGCCACCTCGCCTCGGTCCAGCGCGACCTGGGCCAGGCTCAGTGCGCTCCCGGTGTGCGGCCTGGCGTCCCGTCCGAGCCGTAGGGCGGTCTCCGCGGCCTCGACGGCCTCGTCCCAGCGGCCGAGTGAGTGGAGCGACTCGGAGAGGTTGCCCCACACCCAGGCCTCGGAGTCCAGCAGGCCGAACTTCCGGGTGCCCGCGGCGCCTTCCTCGAGGAGTGCGACCGCCTCCCGGGAGCGGCCGACCGCCTGGAGTTCCGCCGGCAGGTTCACATAGGCGCGGCCGAGGACGAACGGGCTGTCGGCCTCGAGGGCCCGCTGCTTGACCTCGTACATCTGCGCGAGGCCCGCTTCGACATCGCCCGCGTCGACCATGAGGACGCCCATCGTGATGCGGGCGTTGAGCTCGATCTCGTGGGCGCCCACCATCTGGGCGTACTCCACGGCACGCTCGGCGGAGGAGAGGGCCTCGGGACCGGGCGCGTGCATCATCGACCAGCTGGCGACGGAGCCCAGCACCTCGGCGTGCACCTCGGACGGCGGCATGCCGCGCACCAGTTCCTGCGCGGTGGACAGCTCCGCCCAGCCGTCGCCGCCGTGGGTCCGGGCCTGGACCAGCCGGGAGCGCTGCACCCAGAACCAGGCCGCGCGCAGCGGGTCGTCCTCGTCCTCCAGGAGCCGCAGCGCCCGCTTGGTGATCTTGAAGGCGCGTTCGCGCTCCCCGCACAGCCGCCCGGCGACGGCGGCCTCCGCCAGGAGGTCGAGGTAGCCGAGCGGGGTGGTCTCCGGGTCGCAGCCGCTGGGCGGGTAGACCTCGGTGTAGCCCGCGGGACGCAGCCGCGCCCGCACCTCCTCGGGGGCGGCGTCCCACAGTTCCATCGCCCGTTCCAGCAGCCGCAGTTGCTCGCTGTAGGCGTGGCGGCGGCGGGCGGCGACGGAGGCGTCCAGGACGGCGGGCAGGGCCTTGGCGGCGTCGTGGGCGTGGTACCAGTAGCTGGCCAGGCGCATGACACGTTCGTCGGCGGGGACGAGCGTGGGGTCGGCTTCCAGGGCTTCGGCGTAGCGGCGGTTCAGGCGGGAGCGTTCGCCGGGCAGGAGGTCGTCGCTGACGGCCTCGCGGACCAGCGAGTGACGGAAGCGGTAGCCGTCGCCGCCGGGCGTGGCGAGGAGGATGTGGGCGTTGACGGCGGCCCGCAGCGCCTCGATGAGGTCGTCCTCGGCGAGCCGGGCCACGTCGGCGAGCAGCCGGTACTCGACGGTGGAGCCTCCCTCGGCGACGATCCGGGCGACCCGCTGGGCGCTTTCGGGCAGGCTTTCCACGCGCACGAGGAGCAGGTCGCGCAGGGAGTCGGTGAGGCCGGTGCAGCAGCCTTCGTGGACGGCGACGGCGAGCTCCTCCACGAAGAAGGCGTTGCCGTCGGAGCGTTCGAAGATGTCGTCGACATCGGTCGGGTCGGGTTCGCGGGCGAGGATGCCGGCGATCTGACGCCCGACCTCGGCGCGGTTGAAGCGGCCGAGTTCGACGCGGCGAACGGTGCGCAGCCGGTCGAGTTCGGCGAGCAGCGGGCGCAGCGGATGGCGGCGGTGGATGTCGTCGGCGCGGTAGGTGGCGAGGATGACGAGGCGGCCGGTGCGCAGGGTGCGGAAGAGGTAGGCGAGGAGGTGGCGGGTGGAGGCGTCGGCCCAGTGCAGGTCCTCCAGGGCGACGACGACCGTACGGTCGGCGGCGACGCGTTCCAGCAGGCGGGCGGTGAGTTCGAAGAGGCGGGCCATGCCTTCCTCGTCGTCCCGGCGGGTGCCGCGGGCCGTGGCCGGCTCACCGAGTTCGGGCAGCAGGCGGGCCAGTTCCTCGTCCTGGCCGGCGGCCGCGGCGGCGAGTTCCCGGGGCAGTTCGCGGCGCAGGGCGCGCAGCGCGGTGGAGAAGGGCGCGAAGGGCAGTCCGTCGGCGCCGATCTCGACGCAGCCGCCGAGCGCGACGACTGCGCCCTGCCGGCAGGCGGCGGTGGCGAACTCCTCGACGAGGCGGGTCTTGCCGACCCCGGCCTCGCCGCCGAGCAGCAGCGCCTGCGGCTCGCCCGCGGTGGCGCGGGCGAGCGCGTCGTTCAGCGCGTGCAGCTCGTCGGTGCGGCCGACGAACACCGGACTGACGGATCTGGTTTCCACGGGCCCGAGCATGGCACGGGCCTCCGACAGCGGTGCACCGGTTTTCGCCAGGACGGCCGCCGCGGCCGCCGCGGGGAGGAGCAGCGGACCGTGGCCGGAGGCCGGCGTGGTACGGCCGTCCTGCCGTGCCCCGGTGTTCACGCGGTGCGCGGCGACCGGTGCCGGCGGGAGCGGGTGGTATGCACCTCACCCTCGGCGTCGTGGCGGGCTGCCTCGCGGCGGGCGGCGCGACGGCCGCGGACGACCTCGCGGGCCAGCCGCTCGTGCGCGGCCCGGCGGATCAGTTCGGCGGAACGCAGCTGCTGGATCTCGTACTCGTACATGGCAAGTCCCTTGGAAGAGGCGGTTTTTCGGCTTCGCTCTGTGCGATGCCTCAACCTTCGTCCGCCAGGGGGGTCCGCCACATCGGGAGAGTTCCGCATCTTCGGCGGCGTGGGGGGCCTTAGGCATGCGTGAGGGGCCTCAGGAGCGTCCGTAAGGTGCCTACGAACGCCCTAAGACCCCTCAGGACCTGTGGTGATTCAGGTGGCGGACGGCAGTCCGAGCAGGATGTCGGTGTACTTGAGGACGGCCAGCAGCAGGCCGATGACGCCGAGCGCGACGCCTCCCCAGGCGACCGACTTGATCCACGCGGCCTGCGGCCTGCCGGGGGCGCCGAACGCGGGGCGGGCCAGCACGACGACGCCGACGATCAGCGCGGCCAGCGCGAACAGGCCGCCCCACAGCGCGGTGGTGTGCCAGGCGTCGCCGTAGATCTCCTTGACCTGGGTGGAGACGCTCGCGCTCGAGGAGGTCCTGAGCTGTCCGACGAGGGTCTCGCGGGCGGCGGCGACGGTCGCGATCCAGCCACCGGTGAGCGAGACGAGGCCCAGCGCGGCGGAGACGACGGCTGCGGCGCCCTGGCCGACACCGGAGGACTGGTCGCCGGTCGGGTCCACGGCCTCCAGGACGATGCCGTCCTCGGTGTCGTCGTCCTCGACGGCGTCCGCCTCGACGGCGTCGGCCGAGGTCTCACCGTCTGCCGGGACGCCGGCCTGGGCCCCGGTCCGCGTGGCCTCGTCGGTCTTGGTGACCTCCACCTTCTCCTTGTCGGTCGTCGCCTCGGCGCCGGTCTCGTCCACTGTCTTGGTTCCCATGCCCCGCACCGTACGGACGGAGTCTGAGAGGTTCCTTAACGACCGCTGTGCGCGGCACCCGCGCGTGCCGCACGCCACTCGGGGGCGAGGATCGACCACACCTCGAGGTCGTGCCGTACGCCGCGGTGGGGGTAGCTCTCGCGCCGTACCCCGTCCTGGGTCATGCCCAGCCGCCGGGCCACGTTCAGACTCGGCCGGTTGCCGGCGGAGGCCACCCACTCGACCCGGTGGATCCCGCGCCGCTCGACGGCGAAGTCGATCAGCACCCGCATCGCGCGCGTGACCAGTCCGCGCCCGGTGCCGGCGGGTTCCAGCCAGCAGCCGACCTCGCAGTTGCCGTTCGCCGCGTCGAAGTTGAGGAAGAGCACGCCGCCCACGAGCTTGCCCTCCAGCCACAGCCCGTGCAGGGAGGCGGTGTCGGCGGCGCGCATGTCGGCGTACCGCTGGAGCGCGTCCCGCGCGGACGTCACGTCGACGGCGCTCTCCCCGAACGGGATGTACTGGTTGATGAAGTCCCTGCCCCGCTCCAGGTGCGCCAGGAACTCCTCGGCGTGCCACGGCTCCAGGGGGCGCAGTTCGGCTCCGTCGTCACCCAGGGATATCGCGTACATCCCGCTGCCGCTCCTTCGCCAGTACGTCCGCCACCTCGGCGTCCGTCGCAGCGGCCAGCCTCTCATGGGCGGCACGGCACTCGGGAGGTTCGATGCTGATGCGGGGCAGGTACCGGTCGAGCCGGCGGGGCAGCCACCAGTTGGCGCCGCCGAGCAGGTGCATGAGCGCCGGGACCAGCAGCGTGCGCAGGACGAAGGCGTCCAGGGCGACGGCGGCGGCGAGCGCGATGCCGAACATGGCGATCACGCGGTCGCCGCTGAGCACGAAGGCCAGGAAGACGGAGATCATGATGACCGCGGCGGAGTTGATCACCCGGCTGGTCTCGGCGAGGCCGACCCGGACGGCCCGCCGGTTGTCGCCGGTCTCCAGCCACTCCTCGTACATGCGGCTGACCAGGAAGACCTGGTAGTCCATGGAGAGCCCGAAGAGCACCGAGACCATGATCACGGGCAGGAAGGGCTCTATCGGCCCGGCCCGGCCCAGTCCGAGCAGTTCGCCGCCCCATCCCCACTGGAAGATCGCGACGACGACGCCGAAGGCGGCCGCGACGGCGGCGACGTTCATCGCGGCGGCCTTGAGCGGGATGCCGACGGACCGGAAGGCGAGCAGGAGCAGCAGACAGCCGAGGCCGATGACGACGCCGACGAACAGGGGCAGTTTGGCGACGATGACGTCGGCGAAGTCGTCGTAGCCGGCTGTCACGCCGCCGACGTGGATGTCGAGCGAGGTGCCGGTCTCGGCGCGGGGCAGCACCTCGGTGCGCAGCCGGTCGACGAGGTCGCTGGTCCGCTGCGACTGCGGTGCCGAGTCCGGGACGATGGTGAAGTACGCCGTGTCGCCACCGGTGTCGTAGGTCACCGGCGTCACCGACGCGACGCCCTCGGTGGTGCGGATGGTGGCGTCGAGGTTGTCGAGCATGAGCTTGTCCTCGGCGCCGGCGACCCTGGTGACGAGGGTGAGGGGGCCGTTCACGCCGGGCCCGAAGCCTCCGCCGCGCTCGTCCGCGCCCGAGCCGGAGGGGTTCCCGGCGAGCAGGTCGTAGGCCTGGCGGGTGGTCGAGGACGTGGGGTCGTTGCCCTGGTCGGAGGTGCCCAGCCGGAGAGAGAGCGTGGGCAGGGCGAGGACGGTGATGACGGCGAGGGCGACGGCACCGAGCACCTTGGGGTGGCGCTCCACGAACGCCGACCAGCGGGCGGCGAGCCCGGTCGGCAGTTCGGGCTGGGGGCCGTGCTCCGCCAGCCGTCTCCGCTCCCGTCTGCTCAGGGCGCGCGGGCCGATGAAGGAGAGCAGGGCGGGCAGCAGGGTCACGGAGGCGGCGACGGTCAGCACCACGGTCAGCGAGGCCGCGACGGCGACGCCGTTGAGGAAGCTCAGCCGCAGGATCAGCATCCCCAGCAGGGCGATGCAAACGGTGGCACCCGCGAACACGACCGCGCGCCCGGTGGTGGTCACGGCGTTCGTGGCGGCCTCGGCGACGGTGAGTCCGCGTTTCAGCCCGCGCCGGTGCCGGGTGACGATGAACAGCGCGTAGTCGATACCGACACCGAGGCCGATCAGCAAGCCGAGCATCGGGGCGAAGTCGGCGACGGTCATGGCGTGTCCGAGGAGCACGATCGCGGCGTAGGCGGTACCGACGCTCACCAGCGCGGTGGCGATGGGCAGCAGCGAGGCGGCGAGCGAGCCGAAGGCGAGGAACAGGACGACCGCGGCGACGGCCACACCGACGACCTCGGCCACGTGCCCGCCGGACGGCTCGGTGAGCGCGACGGCACTGCCGCCGAGCTCCACCCGCAGCCCGTCCGTCCGGGCGGCCCTGGCCGTGTCGA
It includes:
- a CDS encoding MMPL family transporter; this encodes MAALARWCVQRRLVAVLLWLLAFGGLTAAAVVTGSAYSNDYEVPGTESGRATQLLRESFPALAGDSDTVVWHTTSGTVRAAAVEQTMTRALERIADLPGVAAVTSPYDDRSAGAVSGNGRTAYATVTFEDRVEDIDPAEARAVVDTARAARTDGLRVELGGSAVALTEPSGGHVAEVVGVAVAAVVLFLAFGSLAASLLPIATALVSVGTAYAAIVLLGHAMTVADFAPMLGLLIGLGVGIDYALFIVTRHRRGLKRGLTVAEAATNAVTTTGRAVVFAGATVCIALLGMLILRLSFLNGVAVAASLTVVLTVAASVTLLPALLSFIGPRALSRRERRRLAEHGPQPELPTGLAARWSAFVERHPKVLGAVALAVITVLALPTLSLRLGTSDQGNDPTSSTTRQAYDLLAGNPSGSGADERGGGFGPGVNGPLTLVTRVAGAEDKLMLDNLDATIRTTEGVASVTPVTYDTGGDTAYFTIVPDSAPQSQRTSDLVDRLRTEVLPRAETGTSLDIHVGGVTAGYDDFADVIVAKLPLFVGVVIGLGCLLLLLAFRSVGIPLKAAAMNVAAVAAAFGVVVAIFQWGWGGELLGLGRAGPIEPFLPVIMVSVLFGLSMDYQVFLVSRMYEEWLETGDNRRAVRVGLAETSRVINSAAVIMISVFLAFVLSGDRVIAMFGIALAAAVALDAFVLRTLLVPALMHLLGGANWWLPRRLDRYLPRISIEPPECRAAHERLAAATDAEVADVLAKERQRDVRDIPG
- a CDS encoding GNAT family N-acetyltransferase, coding for MYAISLGDDGAELRPLEPWHAEEFLAHLERGRDFINQYIPFGESAVDVTSARDALQRYADMRAADTASLHGLWLEGKLVGGVLFLNFDAANGNCEVGCWLEPAGTGRGLVTRAMRVLIDFAVERRGIHRVEWVASAGNRPSLNVARRLGMTQDGVRRESYPHRGVRHDLEVWSILAPEWRAARAGAAHSGR
- a CDS encoding DUF6191 domain-containing protein; protein product: MFEELFAPGRKHTHDEQKRLELTREDVGDGDPGRGPIDLTSGKVVVRLPSKDPADEPAAGAGSEAED
- a CDS encoding sorbosone dehydrogenase family protein, translating into MATAALLLTAGCSAGDTGAGDPSAGGGSASSSDAGSRSPSSQRAAEATPPAKGSVKVVRTVAENLKTPWGLAPLPAGGLLVSSRDEGTITRIDEKTGRKTELGQVPGVSAAGEGGLLGIALSPDFASDRMIYAYFTSASDNRVVRVLYEDEKPAGEQLGAPDTVFKGIPKGFIHNGGRIAFGPDKMLYAGTGESGDRGLAQDKKSLGGKILRLTPEGEPAPGNPFPDSPVYSYGHRNVQGLAWDDKQRLFASEFGQDTWDELNAIKPGDDYGWPDAEGRSGDAKYHNPTAQWHTDDASPSGIAYAEGSVWMAGLKGQRLWRVPLKGTATSADPQSFLEGEYGRLRTVVSAGGDRLWVTTSNTDGRGSPEDGDDRILELRVT
- a CDS encoding AAA family ATPase, with product MLGPVETRSVSPVFVGRTDELHALNDALARATAGEPQALLLGGEAGVGKTRLVEEFATAACRQGAVVALGGCVEIGADGLPFAPFSTALRALRRELPRELAAAAAGQDEELARLLPELGEPATARGTRRDDEEGMARLFELTARLLERVAADRTVVVALEDLHWADASTRHLLAYLFRTLRTGRLVILATYRADDIHRRHPLRPLLAELDRLRTVRRVELGRFNRAEVGRQIAGILAREPDPTDVDDIFERSDGNAFFVEELAVAVHEGCCTGLTDSLRDLLLVRVESLPESAQRVARIVAEGGSTVEYRLLADVARLAEDDLIEALRAAVNAHILLATPGGDGYRFRHSLVREAVSDDLLPGERSRLNRRYAEALEADPTLVPADERVMRLASYWYHAHDAAKALPAVLDASVAARRRHAYSEQLRLLERAMELWDAAPEEVRARLRPAGYTEVYPPSGCDPETTPLGYLDLLAEAAVAGRLCGERERAFKITKRALRLLEDEDDPLRAAWFWVQRSRLVQARTHGGDGWAELSTAQELVRGMPPSEVHAEVLGSVASWSMMHAPGPEALSSAERAVEYAQMVGAHEIELNARITMGVLMVDAGDVEAGLAQMYEVKQRALEADSPFVLGRAYVNLPAELQAVGRSREAVALLEEGAAGTRKFGLLDSEAWVWGNLSESLHSLGRWDEAVEAAETALRLGRDARPHTGSALSLAQVALDRGEVAEAARHVTYVRAQFAAHGPAPAQSIPLACLAIGVAAGEGRLLDVRAELTRALDAGFPTGTQRYAWPLLLAAATAEADAPPLPALTEGRAAVLERISEAARKTTTGAPIWLAHDKWVRAELHRAEGRATAHTWTEVVAAFEELENPYDLARVRHRLAEALLAAGGDEERDRATELLRLSHAVAGHLGARPLVDSVTLLAQRARLALTGAPRRSAVPADPVAALGLTSRERDVLRLVAAGRTNRQIAEELFISPKTASVHVSNILGKLGVSGRGEAAAVAHRLGLFPPDVLKAPSAG